Proteins from a genomic interval of Sulfurospirillum oryzae:
- a CDS encoding 4-oxalocrotonate tautomerase family protein, with protein sequence MPYVNIKITKEGATKEQKAELIEGVTNLLVKVLGKNPATTVVTIDEVDMDNWGIGGEQVSELRKKPKH encoded by the coding sequence ATGCCTTACGTTAACATCAAAATCACTAAAGAGGGTGCAACAAAAGAGCAAAAAGCGGAGCTGATTGAAGGTGTTACAAACCTTTTAGTTAAGGTTCTTGGTAAAAATCCAGCTACAACCGTTGTCACAATTGATGAAGTTGATATGGATAATTGGGGCATAGGTGGCGAGCAAGTGAGCGAACTTCGCAAAAAACCGAAGCATTAA
- a CDS encoding F0F1 ATP synthase subunit A: protein MGEMFTFLGLINHTHDFIFVSHIVLVGVISFVLAKLATSKMQLVPSGVQNVMEAYLESVISMGKDVIGEELARKYLPLVATIGLMVFIANVIGIIPGFESPTGNLNMTLALALMVFVYYNFEGIRVNGVVHYFAHFMGPLKVLAPLMFPIEIVSHFSRIVSLTFRLFGNIKGDDLFLAVVLMLAPWIAPLPAYALLTFSAFLQTFIFMILTYVYLAGAVLISEEH from the coding sequence ATGGGCGAAATGTTTACATTTTTAGGTCTTATTAATCACACTCATGACTTCATCTTTGTATCCCATATTGTTTTAGTTGGCGTTATCAGTTTTGTTTTGGCAAAACTTGCAACTTCTAAAATGCAACTGGTACCAAGTGGTGTTCAAAATGTCATGGAAGCGTATCTTGAGAGTGTCATCTCTATGGGTAAAGATGTCATTGGAGAAGAATTGGCGCGTAAATATTTACCACTTGTAGCAACAATTGGTTTGATGGTATTTATTGCAAATGTTATTGGTATTATTCCTGGTTTTGAATCACCAACAGGTAACCTTAATATGACACTAGCACTTGCTTTGATGGTGTTTGTTTATTATAACTTTGAGGGTATTCGTGTTAATGGTGTTGTGCATTATTTTGCACACTTCATGGGACCATTGAAAGTTTTAGCACCTCTTATGTTCCCAATCGAAATTGTTTCTCACTTTTCAAGAATTGTCTCTTTGACATTCCGACTTTTCGGTAACATTAAAGGTGACGATCTTTTCTTAGCAGTTGTTTTGATGCTTGCTCCTTGGATAGCACCACTTCCTGCGTATGCGCTTTTAACATTCTCTGCATTCTTGCAGACATTTATTTTTATGATTTTGACTTATGTTTATCTTGCAGGTGCTGTTTTAATTAGCGAAGAGCACTAA
- the sulP gene encoding sulfate permease: MKFNYWLPRSIAILKEGYSISNLSADFMAGTTVAIIALPLAMAFAIASGVSPEKGIFTAVIAGFLISFLGGSRYQIGGPTGAFVVILYAIVLKHGYDGLALATLMAGVMLMLMGFFRLGSIIKFIPYPVTVGFTAGIALIIFSSQMKDFFGFNIAKMPAEFADQWVIYAENASHFNVYSLVIGFLSVIVLLNFRKIYPKIPAPIIVIVLSSIVVALFQLPVETIGSRFGSIPSTLPSPSIPLFSLEKVRAVFSDAITIALLGAIESLLSCVVADGMSGDKHHSNKELIAQGLANIAAPLFGGIAATGAIARTATNIKAGAFSPISGMIHALMLLIFMFLFSKWILLIPMAALAAILVVVAWNMSEFHHFKAIALKSEKYDKIVLFTTFFLTLFIDLNTGVQMGILFAALLFIKRMSLVTDVKDQRQDFSISLDEEDEEVEKADPYAISNRIVPAGVEVYEINGPFFFGVADKLKGVLDSVSKFPEVFILRMRHVPMMDATGFHALEEFYELCKKGNAQLVLSGVSETIKAKLKRFGFDVIIGEINITDNIDLALARANDILLKKEQEKFYAHIKISKERVSEDQKERIIAGTQHLLMEILGKKSTDTVVEIEEEEDKNALR; this comes from the coding sequence TTGAAATTTAATTATTGGCTACCAAGAAGCATTGCTATCTTGAAAGAAGGCTATAGTATTTCAAATTTGTCAGCAGACTTTATGGCTGGAACAACGGTGGCGATCATTGCCCTTCCTTTAGCAATGGCTTTTGCAATTGCAAGTGGCGTGAGCCCCGAGAAGGGTATTTTTACCGCTGTTATTGCAGGGTTTCTCATCTCTTTTTTAGGGGGAAGTCGGTACCAAATCGGAGGTCCTACAGGGGCATTTGTTGTTATTTTGTATGCGATAGTACTCAAGCATGGCTATGATGGGTTAGCACTTGCGACATTAATGGCAGGTGTGATGTTGATGTTGATGGGCTTTTTTAGGTTAGGAAGTATCATCAAGTTTATTCCATACCCTGTGACTGTTGGTTTTACCGCTGGTATTGCTCTCATTATCTTTTCTTCACAAATGAAAGATTTTTTTGGTTTTAATATTGCTAAAATGCCTGCTGAGTTTGCAGACCAATGGGTCATTTATGCGGAAAATGCAAGTCACTTTAATGTCTATTCTCTGGTTATTGGGTTTTTGAGTGTCATTGTATTGCTCAATTTCCGTAAAATTTATCCTAAAATTCCAGCTCCCATTATTGTGATCGTCCTTTCTTCCATAGTTGTAGCACTTTTTCAGCTTCCTGTTGAAACCATTGGATCACGATTTGGCTCTATTCCTTCCACACTTCCAAGTCCAAGTATTCCTCTTTTTTCACTGGAAAAAGTACGAGCTGTTTTTTCGGACGCCATTACGATAGCGCTTTTAGGAGCCATTGAGTCATTGTTGTCGTGCGTTGTGGCTGATGGTATGTCCGGAGACAAGCATCACTCCAATAAAGAGCTCATTGCACAAGGGCTTGCCAATATCGCTGCACCATTGTTTGGAGGTATCGCTGCAACGGGTGCTATTGCTAGAACCGCAACCAACATTAAAGCAGGTGCTTTTAGCCCAATTTCAGGCATGATTCACGCATTGATGCTTTTAATTTTTATGTTTTTATTTTCCAAGTGGATTTTACTAATTCCTATGGCAGCTTTGGCCGCTATTTTAGTTGTTGTAGCTTGGAATATGAGTGAATTTCATCACTTTAAAGCGATCGCATTAAAATCTGAGAAATACGACAAAATTGTTCTCTTTACCACTTTCTTCTTAACGCTTTTTATCGATTTGAATACAGGCGTTCAGATGGGTATTTTATTTGCAGCCCTTTTATTTATTAAGCGTATGAGTTTAGTCACAGATGTTAAAGATCAAAGACAAGATTTTTCTATCTCGTTAGATGAAGAAGATGAAGAGGTTGAAAAAGCGGATCCTTACGCGATTAGCAATCGTATTGTTCCCGCGGGTGTTGAAGTCTATGAAATCAATGGTCCTTTCTTTTTTGGTGTTGCCGATAAGCTCAAAGGGGTGCTTGATTCGGTGAGTAAGTTTCCTGAAGTCTTTATCTTACGTATGCGTCATGTCCCTATGATGGACGCAACAGGATTTCATGCGTTAGAAGAGTTTTATGAATTGTGTAAAAAAGGCAATGCGCAGCTGGTGCTTTCGGGTGTCAGTGAAACTATTAAGGCGAAATTGAAGCGTTTTGGATTCGATGTCATTATTGGCGAAATTAATATTACCGATAATATCGACTTAGCGCTTGCACGTGCCAATGACATCTTACTGAAAAAAGAACAAGAGAAGTTCTATGCACATATCAAAATTTCCAAAGAAAGAGTGAGCGAAGACCAAAAGGAACGTATTATTGCAGGGACACAACACTTACTTATGGAGATTTTAGGTAAAAAATCAACAGATACGGTTGTGGAAATTGAAGAAGAGGAAGATAAAAATGCCTTACGTTAA
- a CDS encoding proton-conducting transporter transmembrane domain-containing protein produces MTLIVLSLFCILLAGLIPFFTAKMKPSLSDKLSASLHVIGSIVGWVFILLQLHNHSDIAAILPFETLFGHFSIKIDTLSLVFLIPIYTISAMSAIYSISYWSTIQKGLHQSVKYRLFLSFFTIFMILLVICDNFMMFLLCWEIMSLLAYFLVTIDELDEEAQKAGYLYIIATHTGIVALFGLFGIIQNYFGYFDFTSALGHIDAHSSLASWIFLLGLFGFGVKAGIFPLYFWLPSAHASAPVAISALLSGVMIKMGIYGIIRVASLFTNIPHWWGWVVFGLGIISGILGVVYAIAQHDIKKLLAYHSIENIGIILIGIGLAILGKSYRNETLVLFGLSGALFHVINHALFKPLLFYSAGSIIEKYHTRDINHYGGIIKVQPYTALFFLIGAVAISGLPPLNGFASEWLLYMGMFKSLLSTQNSLLPVMAGIIALSIIGGLALACFVKVFGISFLGKPRHIELLHVKESSWSMLLPMGILSVICFMLGLFPFILESFLSRATMLFNHAPLMLKLNAMSDLSYAYSGLLIIVALSGGILFYTLKGKIKTDIDTWACAFPYGTPRIQYTPASLAQMIMNLFSWALKRKKSELSMKGIFVQKYQFYLRQNDKVIYTLLKIADSTLLFAAKTRKLIHNGYMGIYVLYIFTALIIMLLYVGK; encoded by the coding sequence ATGACGCTCATTGTATTGTCACTTTTTTGTATACTTCTTGCAGGTCTTATTCCTTTTTTTACAGCAAAAATGAAACCCTCTTTATCAGACAAGCTTTCTGCTTCTTTACATGTAATAGGTAGCATTGTGGGGTGGGTGTTTATTTTGCTGCAATTACACAATCATTCAGATATTGCGGCGATACTACCTTTTGAAACACTTTTTGGTCATTTTTCAATCAAAATAGATACACTCAGCCTTGTTTTTTTAATCCCAATTTATACCATCAGTGCGATGAGTGCGATTTACAGCATATCCTATTGGTCAACGATTCAAAAGGGTTTACACCAATCGGTTAAATACAGGCTTTTTCTCTCTTTCTTTACCATCTTTATGATACTTCTTGTTATCTGCGATAACTTTATGATGTTTTTGTTGTGTTGGGAAATCATGTCTTTACTTGCCTATTTTTTAGTAACGATTGATGAATTAGATGAAGAAGCACAAAAAGCTGGTTATCTTTATATCATCGCGACACATACGGGTATTGTGGCACTTTTTGGTCTGTTTGGCATCATTCAAAACTACTTTGGCTACTTTGATTTTACCTCTGCACTTGGGCATATTGATGCACATTCAAGTCTTGCTTCATGGATATTTTTGCTAGGACTTTTTGGCTTTGGTGTCAAAGCGGGCATCTTCCCTTTATATTTTTGGCTCCCTTCCGCTCATGCAAGCGCACCGGTTGCTATCTCAGCACTTCTCTCTGGCGTTATGATTAAAATGGGAATTTATGGCATCATCAGAGTGGCTTCTTTATTTACCAACATACCTCATTGGTGGGGATGGGTAGTTTTTGGGCTCGGAATTATCTCGGGTATTTTAGGCGTTGTTTACGCCATTGCCCAACATGACATCAAAAAACTTTTAGCCTACCATAGTATAGAAAACATCGGTATTATTCTTATTGGCATTGGGCTTGCGATACTTGGAAAAAGTTATCGCAACGAAACACTGGTTCTTTTTGGACTCTCCGGTGCGCTCTTTCACGTCATCAATCATGCACTCTTTAAACCTTTGCTCTTTTACAGTGCAGGCTCTATTATTGAAAAATACCATACTAGGGACATCAATCATTACGGTGGCATCATCAAAGTGCAACCCTATACAGCCCTCTTCTTTCTCATAGGTGCTGTGGCAATTAGCGGATTACCACCGCTTAATGGTTTTGCAAGTGAATGGTTACTGTATATGGGAATGTTTAAAAGTCTTCTTTCTACTCAAAACTCGCTTCTTCCTGTTATGGCGGGGATTATAGCTCTCTCTATCATTGGAGGATTAGCCCTTGCCTGTTTTGTGAAAGTTTTTGGTATCTCATTTTTGGGTAAACCTCGCCATATTGAACTCTTACATGTAAAAGAATCTTCATGGTCAATGCTCCTACCTATGGGTATTTTATCGGTCATTTGTTTTATGTTAGGACTCTTTCCCTTTATTTTAGAAAGCTTCCTCTCACGTGCCACAATGCTTTTCAACCATGCGCCACTTATGCTCAAACTTAATGCGATGAGCGATTTATCGTATGCTTATAGTGGATTATTGATTATTGTAGCTCTAAGTGGAGGCATACTCTTTTATACCCTCAAAGGTAAAATCAAAACCGATATAGACACATGGGCATGTGCTTTTCCTTATGGCACACCCAGAATACAATACACACCTGCTTCCTTGGCGCAAATGATTATGAATCTTTTTAGCTGGGCACTCAAACGTAAAAAGAGTGAGTTATCCATGAAAGGGATTTTTGTTCAAAAATATCAATTTTATCTACGTCAAAACGATAAAGTTATCTACACATTACTCAAAATAGCAGATTCCACGCTTTTATTTGCGGCGAAAACAAGAAAGTTAATTCATA